The window AGCCATTCCGCACGTCAGCGAACTGCAAGCCAAGCACAAAGCGGTTACTTTCATCGGCGTCGATGTGATGGAGCGGGCCGATGACGAGGTGAAGGCGTTCGTCAAAAAGATGGGCGACAAGATGAACTATCGCGTCGCCATCGATAAGCCCGACGGCGACGGGGACAACGGCGTGATGGCTCAGACCTGGCTCGACGCCAGCTATCAGATGGGCATCCCTTGCTCGATGATCGTCGATGGCGCCGGCAAGCTCGCTTGGGTTGGCCATCCGATGAAACTCGAAGAACCGCTCGAAAAGGTCATCGCCGGCAAATGGGATCTCGCTGCCGCGGCCAAGGAATTCAAAGCCGAAATCGAAGCCGCCAAGATCGAAGCGAATCTCACCGAAGCCGTTGATAAGCTAATCGACGCCGAAAAGTACACCGAAGCCATCAAGCTGCTCGACGAAGGTTTTGCCAAGGCCCCAGCGCTCGAACAGAAGTACGGCATGGTGAAGTTCAGCGCTCTTATCGCGCAAGAAAAGGAAGCCGACGCTTACGCCTATGGCAACAAGTTGCTGGAGAAGTTCGGCAAGGAAGACCCGAACATTCCGTTTGGTCTCGCCATGTCGGTGCTCACCGACGACGACGACAAACCGGTCACCGAGCTCGAAGCCCCCGCCGCCAAGTTCGCCGTGACTGCCACTTCGCAACTCGTCAAAACGATGACCACTTTCAAAGGTGTCGACGACGCCAACCGCTCGGTCGCCAACGAGACTCACGCGTTCGCTCTCTTCCTCAGCGGTAATGCCAAGGAAGCCGCGGCGACTCAGGAAAAGGCCATCGCTCTCGCCAAAGGCACGCCGCGGGAAAAGGACAAGACGATGGTGGAGAAACTGAAGAAGTACCAGGCCGGACTGAAGAAGTAAGAAGCAGGATAGGAGGCGGGGAATACAAGGCATTTGCCTTTCCCTCGTCTCCCGTCTCTCGCCTCTGCTCTTACAGCACTCCATACTTCTTAAACGCCGCTGTCGCCGTCATTCCGTCGGCGATGGCTTGGCGGACGATGTTTTCGTCGTGGACTTTGTTCCAGGCGTGACGGACAACTTCTGCTTCGACGGCGCGCGGGATAACCACCACGCCATCGATATCGGCGACGACGAGATCGCCAGGCACAAACCGCACGCCATCGATTTCAACCGGCACGTCGATGTCGATCACGCGATTGCGATCTTTGCTGTCGTAAAGACTCGTGCCACGGGCCCAGATCGGAAAGCCCATCTGAGTCATCTTCGCTCGGTCGCGGACAGCGCCATCGACGATTGCGCCGACACAACCGGTTCGCCGAGCAGCGGTCGAGAGTAGTTCGCCCCACAGACCTGAGCGAAACGTTCCGCCAGCCGCAGCGATGATCACATCGTCCGGCTGACAAGTGTCGACGGCTTGGAGCTCGAGTTCGTAGGGACTCGGATCCGGATGAGCCATGTCGGCCCAGAGGGTTGTCTTGCAACGGCCAATTAACACGCCAGTCGTCGTCAGCGGCGAGAGCGGCACTCGTGGCGATTGGTGCGGGTAGCCCAGCGCATCGAGGGCATCG is drawn from Anatilimnocola floriformis and contains these coding sequences:
- a CDS encoding TlpA family protein disulfide reductase; this translates as MFRSLVAAVSLLLFSAWQLPAAEVLVGDAAPPLAVKEFVKGEPVKEFAKGKVYVVEFWATWCGPCIKAIPHVSELQAKHKAVTFIGVDVMERADDEVKAFVKKMGDKMNYRVAIDKPDGDGDNGVMAQTWLDASYQMGIPCSMIVDGAGKLAWVGHPMKLEEPLEKVIAGKWDLAAAAKEFKAEIEAAKIEANLTEAVDKLIDAEKYTEAIKLLDEGFAKAPALEQKYGMVKFSALIAQEKEADAYAYGNKLLEKFGKEDPNIPFGLAMSVLTDDDDKPVTELEAPAAKFAVTATSQLVKTMTTFKGVDDANRSVANETHAFALFLSGNAKEAAATQEKAIALAKGTPREKDKTMVEKLKKYQAGLKK
- a CDS encoding RraA family protein, with the translated sequence MPADESISLAQMRAVFYSAVVCDALDALGYPHQSPRVPLSPLTTTGVLIGRCKTTLWADMAHPDPSPYELELQAVDTCQPDDVIIAAAGGTFRSGLWGELLSTAARRTGCVGAIVDGAVRDRAKMTQMGFPIWARGTSLYDSKDRNRVIDIDVPVEIDGVRFVPGDLVVADIDGVVVIPRAVEAEVVRHAWNKVHDENIVRQAIADGMTATAAFKKYGVL